One segment of Alligator mississippiensis isolate rAllMis1 chromosome 13, rAllMis1, whole genome shotgun sequence DNA contains the following:
- the AGMAT gene encoding guanidino acid hydrolase, mitochondrial, with translation MEHLFSLSRSKLLPRVLCKEGLGTRTFAGTCLAKPQPPALASGAARPCAGVRAHLAAPGSMLGFPRRVFRLLSGPSVSRRSLSDSRFNIPPSAESVARPVGVCSMLKLPVQTSAEGLDAAFVGVPLDTGTSNRPGARFGPRHIRAESVMVRRYNPSTRAAPFHSLMVADLGDVNVNLYNLQDSCRQIREAFRKIVATGCIPLVLGGDHTITYPILQAVSEKHGPVGLVHVDAHTDTGDKALGEKIYHGTPFRRCVDEGLLDCKRVVQIGIRGSSYSPDPCKYSRDQGFRVVLAEDCWMKSLVPLMGEVRKQMGDKPIYISFDIDGLDPAFAPGTGTPEIAGLTPAQALEIIRGCKGLNIVGCDLVEVAPIYDASGNTALTAANLLFEMLCALPQVKTA, from the exons ATGGAGCACCTCTTCTCCCTGAGTCGCAGCAAGCTGCTCCCCAGGGTGCTCTGCAAAGAGGGGCTCGGCACCCGGACCTTCGCGGGCACTTGTCTGGCCAAGCCCCAGCCGCCTGCACTCGCCAGCGGTGCAGCTCGCCCCTGCGCGGGGGTCAGGGCTCACctggcagctcctggctccaTGCTCGGCTTCCCCCGGAGGGTCTTTCGTCTGCTGTCGGGGCCCTCTGTGTCTCGCCGCTCGCTCTCCGACTCCAGGTTCAACATCCCTCCCAGCGCAGAGTCAGTGGCCAGGCCTGTGGGGGTCTGCTCCATGCTGAAGCTACCCGTGCAGACGTCTGCGGAGGGGCTGGACGCAGCTTTCGTTGGGGTCCCTCTTGACACGGGAACCTCCAACCGTCCCGGTGCAAG GTTTGGCCCGCGCCACATCCGAGCCGAGTCGGTGATGGTGAGGAGGTACAACCCTAGCACCCGGGCAGCGCCCTTCCACTCCCTCATGGTTGCTGACCTCGGCGATGTGAATGTGAACCTCTACAACCTGCAGGACAGCTGCCGGCAAATCCGAGAAGCCTTTCGGAAGATTGTGGCAACGGGCTGCATTCCCCTCGTGCTGG GCGGAGATCACACGATAACGTACCCTATCCTGCAGGCTGTCTCAGAAAA GCACGGGCCGGTGGGGCTGGTGCACGTGGATGCTCACACCGACACGGGAGATAAGGCGCTGGGGGAGAAGATCTACCACGGGACGCCGTTCCGACGCTGCGTGGacgaggggctcctggactgcaAGCGTGTGGTTCAGATTGGAATCCGAGGCTCCTCGTATAGCCCCGATCCCTGCAAATACAGCCGGGACCAG GGCTTCCGGGTAGTCCTGGCTGAGGACTGCTGGATGAAGTCTTTGGTACCACTGATGGGAGAAGTGAGGAAGCAGATGGGAGACAAGCCCATTTACATCAGCTTTGATATCGATGGCTTAGACCCCGCCTTTGCCCCTGGGACCGGGACACCTGAAATTGCCGGGCTCACACCTGCTCAG GCTTTGGAGATCATCCGTGGCTGCAAAGGACTGAATATAGTGGGATGTGACCTCGTTGAAGTTGCTCCAATCTATGATGCTTCTG GGAACACGGCCCTCACGGCTGCGAACCTGCTGTTTGAAATGCTGTGTGCTCTCCCCCAAGTGAAAACTGCATAA